A portion of the Bacillus thuringiensis genome contains these proteins:
- a CDS encoding M48 family metallopeptidase: MRKVIGWSLFLYVGFALLIYWYLFGWNHELIPDMYKGTSADPETFMSARELTLSQDYSRVKNLLYFLATPLEWIILLFVLVLGISRKFEKWSKETTKISVLQVAIYFFYLSLLTTVLALPMQWIGRKVSVDYGISTQSTQSWIKDHVIGFWESYATMLIVVTVLLWLIRKFPKRWWLAGWALSVPFTIFLTFIQPVVIDPLYNDFSTLKNKELETKILAIADKADIPAKHVYEVNMSEKTNALNAYVTGIGPNARIVMWDTTLKQLKDREILFIMAHEMGHYVMKHIYFGVASYVLLSFIGMFLISRIINMCIRKWGDTLQISKVACFSILPLFFLISSVLSFAAQPATNYVSRIEERAADQYALNMTKDGKSGVKTFQYLSKTSLSQVNPPALVKFFLYTHPPIFERIHTFEQYEKQRKKE, from the coding sequence GTGAGGAAGGTTATTGGTTGGTCGCTTTTTTTGTACGTTGGATTTGCGTTACTTATATATTGGTATTTATTTGGATGGAATCATGAACTTATTCCGGACATGTATAAAGGAACAAGTGCAGATCCAGAAACGTTTATGAGTGCGAGAGAGCTTACGCTAAGCCAAGATTATTCGCGCGTGAAAAATTTACTATACTTTTTAGCGACGCCTCTTGAATGGATTATTTTATTGTTTGTACTTGTGCTAGGTATTTCAAGAAAGTTTGAGAAATGGTCGAAGGAAACGACTAAAATAAGTGTCTTGCAAGTTGCGATTTATTTCTTTTATTTATCATTACTGACAACAGTGCTTGCCTTACCGATGCAATGGATTGGCCGGAAAGTGTCCGTTGATTACGGCATTTCAACGCAAAGCACACAAAGCTGGATTAAAGATCATGTTATCGGTTTTTGGGAAAGTTATGCGACTATGTTAATTGTAGTGACCGTTCTATTATGGCTTATCCGTAAATTTCCGAAGAGATGGTGGCTAGCAGGGTGGGCGCTCTCTGTTCCATTTACAATCTTTTTAACATTCATACAGCCTGTCGTTATTGATCCGCTTTATAACGACTTCTCGACGCTGAAAAATAAAGAATTAGAAACGAAAATTTTAGCGATAGCAGACAAAGCGGACATTCCTGCTAAGCACGTATATGAAGTAAATATGTCAGAAAAAACGAATGCATTAAATGCTTACGTAACAGGAATTGGCCCTAACGCCCGTATTGTAATGTGGGATACAACGCTTAAGCAGTTAAAAGATAGAGAGATTTTATTTATCATGGCCCATGAAATGGGACATTATGTTATGAAGCATATATACTTTGGCGTTGCCAGTTATGTATTGCTATCGTTTATAGGTATGTTTTTAATTAGTCGTATTATAAATATGTGTATTCGCAAATGGGGAGATACATTGCAAATTTCAAAAGTAGCATGTTTCTCCATTTTACCTTTATTTTTCTTAATTTCTTCTGTACTTTCTTTTGCAGCACAACCAGCAACAAACTACGTTTCACGTATAGAAGAAAGAGCGGCAGATCAATATGCTTTAAATATGACGAAGGACGGGAAATCTGGTGTGAAAACTTTTCAATATTTATCAAAAACAAGTTTAAGCCAAGTAAATCCGCCTGCGTTAGTGAAGTTTTTCTTATACACGCACCCACCAATTTTTGAAAGAATTCATACGTTTGAACAATATGAGAAACAAAGAAAAAAGGAGTAG
- a CDS encoding DUF2101 family protein, whose translation MNETISSNKFFYLILLSLVLITTVNVILRWEEAYFFMYLALHLLGILCISGGVVTEKKNEESVNYMCVIGLVLLLAVQGIMKYSSFSLQDFSLLIDVLP comes from the coding sequence ATGAATGAAACGATATCATCAAATAAGTTTTTTTATTTGATTTTACTTAGTCTAGTGTTAATAACGACAGTGAATGTTATTTTACGCTGGGAGGAAGCTTATTTTTTCATGTATTTAGCGCTCCATTTGTTGGGGATTTTATGTATAAGTGGTGGAGTCGTTACTGAAAAAAAGAATGAAGAAAGCGTTAACTATATGTGTGTGATCGGTCTTGTTTTACTTTTAGCTGTACAAGGTATTATGAAATATAGTTCTTTCTCTTTACAAGATTTTAGTTTATTAATAGATGTACTTCCTTAA